The Ooceraea biroi isolate clonal line C1 chromosome 1, Obir_v5.4, whole genome shotgun sequence genome has a window encoding:
- the LOC105286773 gene encoding LOW QUALITY PROTEIN: asparagine--tRNA ligase, cytoplasmic (The sequence of the model RefSeq protein was modified relative to this genomic sequence to represent the inferred CDS: inserted 3 bases in 3 codons) has protein sequence MSEKETTSLGIYTSEKHGNDETGDGSEVSPFKTXLRAMRHAGKEPFPVIYCDSHEDGKKYEPASKSQLKKVQKIWVREQHKNEEKEKKLLEDEEKEXKNLEEARAIVIEEDKSLPAAKQIKIGQAVTHRDQRIKLFGWVHRLRRQGKALMFITLRDGTGFLQCVLTDKLCQTYDALXLATEAAVQLFGTLKAVPEGKSAPGGHELSVDYWKLIGPSPPGGADSILNEEALPDVQLDNRHIMIRGENTSRILIMRSILTQAFRDHYKDRGYCEVTPPTLVQTQVEGGSTLFKLDYFGETAFLTQSSQLYLETCIPAMGDVYCIAQSYRAEQSRTRRHLAEFTHIEAECPFITFDDLLDRLEDLICDVVERVLQSPLGHLVKELNPNFQVPKKPFKRMNYSDAIEYLRENNITKEDGSFYEFGEDIPEMPERKMTDAINEPIMLCRFPAEIKSFYMQRCPEDRRLTESVDVLLPNVGEIVGGSMRIWDYNEMMEGYSRENIDPTPYYWYTDQRRYGSCPHGGYGLGLERFLCWLLNRYHIREVCLYPRFLERCRP, from the exons ATGTCTGAGAAAGAGACGACATCATTGG GTATTTATACATCAGAAAAGCATGGTAATGACGAGACAGGGGATGGTTCGGAAGTTAGCCCCTTCAAAA ATCTAAGAGCAATGCGTCACGCTGGCAAGGAACCCTTTCCAGTCATCTATTGCGATTCTCATGAAGATGGCAAAAAATATGAACCAGCATCCAAGTCTCAGTTGAAAAAGGTACAAAAGATCTGGGTTAGAGAACAGCATAAAAatgaggagaaggagaagaaattACTGGAGGATGAAGAAAAAG TGAAGAATCTTGAAGAAGCCAGAGCGATTGTTATAGAGGAGGACAAATCCTTGCCGGCAGCGAAGCAGATTAAAATTGGACAAGCTGTCACTCACAGAGATCAAAGAATCAAGTTGTTTGGATGGGTGCATCGACTAAGGCGGCAAG GCAAGGCACTCATGTTTATTACGCTGCGAGACGGAACAGGCTTCCTACAATGTGTATTGACTGACAAGCTTTGTCAAACTTACGACGCCC ATCTTGCCACAGAGGCTGCCGTTCAGCTGTTTGGAACTTTAAAAGCTGTCCCTGAAGGGAAAAGT GCACCTGGTGGACACGAATTATCTGTCGATTATTGGAAACTGATTGGGCCGTCACCTCCAGGTGGTGCGGATTCCATCTTGAACGAGGAAGCTCTGCCTGATGTACAGTTGGACAACAGACACATAATGATCCGAGGCGAAAAT ACATCGAGAATCTTGATCATGAGGTCTATATTGACACAAGCATTCAGGGATCATTATAAAGACCGCGGTTATTGCGAAGTGACCCCGCCAACTTTGGTACAGACTCAAGTGGAAGGTGGCTCGACTCTCTTCAAGTTAGATTATTTCGG ggaaactgcTTTTCTCACTCAGAGCTCCCAATTGTATCTCGAAACGTGCATTCCAGCGATGGGAGATGTGTATTGCATCGCCCAGTCGTATCGAGCAGAACAGTCGAGAACGCGTCGTCATCTTGCCGA ATTCACGCACATCGAGGCGGAATGTCCGTTCATCACTTTCGACGATTTATTAGACCGGTTAGAAGACTTGATTTGCGACGTAGTTGAACGAGTTTTGCAATCACCGCTCGGTCACCTCGTGAAAGAATTGAATCCCAACTTCCAAGTGCCCAAGAAGCCGTTTAAGCGGATGAACTACAGCGATGCGATCGAGTACCTGAGAGAAAATAACATCACGAAGGAGGACGGTAGCTTCTATGAGTTCGGAGAG GATATTCCAGAAATGCCAGAGAGAAAGATGACCGACGCTATTAACGAACCGATAATGCTCTGCCGTTTTCCCGCCGAGATAAAGTCATTTTACATGCAACGTTGCCCGGAAGACAGACGTCTGACTGAATCGGTCGACGTGCTCCTGCCGAACGTGGGTGAAATCGTTGGCGGTTCGATGCGTATCTGGGATTACAACGAGATGATGGAGGGCTACAGCCGTGAGAACATCGATCCAACCCCATACTACTGGTACACAGACCAG CGGAGATACGGATCCTGCCCTCACGGTGGTTACGGGTTGGGACTGGAACGATTTTTGTGCTGGCTGTTGAATAGATACCACATACGCGAGGTGTGTTTATACCCGCGTTTCCTGGAGCGTTGTCGCCCATAA